A part of Daphnia pulex isolate KAP4 chromosome 6, ASM2113471v1 genomic DNA contains:
- the LOC124196541 gene encoding protein LSM14 homolog A-like isoform X4 yields the protein MSKAMQLLGSKISLISKSEIRYEGILFTLNPNESTLALAKVRMFGTENRPTDNPVAARDEVFEFIIFRGQDIKDIRLCEPPAPQPPIPGTLPYDPAIVQHSVPGVGSLGATGLQQPTGLAGSIMRPNFGPLGGLNPYPNLDGGASGGPMGQLGNLMAPSLSAGLGGLTGGLGLSGAAAVAAANLLGGVGRSNNSTPVGGASGTSQSRKSPLLGEKEDQRTSSRGSGGGGRSQQNDRGQQQRGGNGRSNSRGRARGNNAGGGQNTDRRDGGRSQGGHPQGSFNRFASNFNNRSKGPLKFDEDYDFESANVKFEELKTKMGKMKIGGDTVLVLSGPPEADKKEKTEGESADTVAVSADGEASTEALVSVSPNDDDKGSESPEKPICYDKTRSFFDSISCEAVERSKGSNTQRTDWRQERKLNAETFGLPFNQRRGGFNRGGGGGRGYYGGRGGGGGGGGYYRQQNNDGYQQRDGGYQQREGGYQRDGGYQNRDVGYQQRDGGFQQRDGSFQQRDGGYQQRDGGYQQRSGYRGSGGYRGGRGGRGNGGGNRDSESTGQPRGGYNQRRNWQQQENRA from the exons ATGAGTAAAGCTATGCAGTTACTAGGCAGTAAAATCAGTCTCATCTCCAAGTCGGAGATCCGTTACGAAGGGATCCTATTCACACTGAATCCCAATGAGTCAACTTTGGCTTTGGCTAAAG TGCGTATGTTTGGAACGGAAAACCGGCCTACAGATAACCCTGTTGCTGCAAGAGATGAGGTGTTTGAGTTTATCATCTTCAGGGGTCAGGATATTAAAGATATTCGTCTTTGTGAACCACCTGCACCTCAACCTCCCATACCAGGCACTCTTCCCTATGATCCAGCCATTGTTCAG CATTCAGTACCAGGTGTTGGATCACTTGGTGCAACTGGACTGCAGCAACCAACTGGACTTGCTGGAAGTATCATGAGGCCCAACTTTGGACCGTTGGGTGGTCTGAATCCTTATCCA AATCTTGATGGTGGAGCTTCTGGTGGCCCTATGGGACAGCTAGGAAACCTGATGGCGCCCAGCCTGAGTGCAGGACTTGGAG GTTTAACTGGTGGACTTGGACTGAGTGGAGCCGCCGCTGTTGCTGCAGCCA ATTTGTTGGGTGGAGTTGGCAGGTCCAACAACTCAACGCCTGTTGGTGGCGCTTCGGGGACGAGTCAATCGAGGAAATCACCATTGCTAGGTGAGAAAGAGGATCAACGAACTAGCAGCCGTGGatcaggtggtggtggtcggtCTCAACAGAACGATAGAGGCCAGCAACAGCGGGGAGGAAATGGAAGATCAAATTCTCGTGGCCGTGCACGTGGTAACAACGCTGGTGGAGGTCAGAATACTGATCGCAGAGATGGCGGTCGATCTCAGGGTGGACATCCACAAGGATCTTTCAATCGTTTTGCTAGCAACTTTAACAATCGCTCCAAGGGACCCCTGAAGTTCGACGAAGATTATGACTTTGAATCTGCAAACGTCAAG TTTGAGGAactgaaaaccaaaatgggCAAGATGAAAATTGGTGGTGATACAGTACTTGTATTGAGCGGCCCTCCTGAGGCagacaagaaagagaagacaGAAGGCGAGTCTGCTGACACCGTTGCAGTTTCTGCCGATGGCGAAGCTTCAACAGAAGCTTTGGTTTCAGTCTCACCCAATGACGATGATAAGGGCTCCGAGTCTCCAGAGAAACCCATCTGCTACGACAAAACGCGCTCGTTCTTCGATTCAATCAGCTGCGAGGCTGTGGAGCGCAGCAAAGG TAGCAATACTCAACGGACAGATTGGCGCCAGGAGCGAAAATTAAACGCCGAGACATTCGGGTTACCTTTCAATCAACGCCGAGGTGGATTTAATCGTGGAGGCGGTGGTGGCCGAGGATATTACGGTGGgcgtggtggtggcggcggaggtggAGGTTATTATCGCCAGCAGAATAACGATGGCTATCAACAGCGCGACGGTGGCTATCAGCAACGTGAAGGTGGTTATCAACGTGATGGCGGATATCAGAACCGAGATGTAGGATATCAACAGCGTGATGGCGGCTTTCAGCAAAGAGATGGAAGTTTTCAGCAAAGAGATGGAGGCTATCAGCAAAGAGATGGAGGCTATCAGCAACGCAGTGGCTATCGGGGATCAGGTGGTTACCGAGGTGGCCGTGGTGGACGAGGTAACGGTGGAGGAAATCGCGACTCCGAAAGTACTGGTCAGCCCAGAGGTGGTTACAACCAAAGGAGGAATTGG CAACAACAGGAGAATCGAGCGTAG
- the LOC124196543 gene encoding uncharacterized protein LOC124196543 — protein sequence MQPFRFQCVTLFSLKNMAKSFLSVSFIRSIEDSMDWYDHIAFSFLLFKKGDELVALEQMQRLIKLHERGCPEWKRVAIHLAIQSAEMNPSAVIEALFQLKQWKLLRLIGYSVSTPIEYIPRGHLFPFRVGIFCILDQLDRYDAHLLKSFINSMDATNEFQVIEVVVLQWIVSGIISTNDCSKLTIALGRIGRNDLVNLSLQLQSGRSGTSSMRDECFNQSILRHSTIGNNRLQPSSSTGYCLIVHQKNIYRERDPILKHRVELDVPNYQGNEADCRTLRETFLSLGYQVEIAEDLTNFELKQKVLDVSRGVDWTRYNGLTLCFLSHCIQGQILGSNSLTISFNKDVRKYFNECYCPGLKGKPKAIIFSTPFGSAGWNPVSQLDCVGGYNPHLYDNFLVIWPTSYVLSVSNGGSQFITEFSTELKKSNAANDTTLASFRTAISTINNRNNLTRYRKRQFWSIQQWNV from the exons ATGCAGCCGTTCAGGTTTCAGTGTGTTACTTTGTTTAGTCTAAAGAACATGGCAAAATCATTTCTCTCTGTGTCGTTTATTCGCAGCATCGAAGACTCAATGGACTGGTATGATCACATAGCTTTCagttttttgctttttaagaAAGGCGATGAATTGGTAGCGCTCGAACAAATGCAGCGATTAATCAAGCTTCACGAACGAGGCTGCCCTGAGTGGAAAAGGGTTGCGATCCATTTGGCCATTCAATCGGCTGAGATGAATCCTAGTGCTGTGATTGAAGCACTGTTTCAGCTAAAGCAATGGAAACTCTTGCGATTAATAGGTTATTCCGTTTCAACGCCGATCGAGTACATTCCTAGAGGTCATCTATTTCCGTTTAGAGTTggaattttttgtattctgGACCAGCTGGATCGTTACGACGCACATTTGTTAAAAAGTTTCATAAACAGCATGGACGCAACAAATGAATTCCAAGTGATTGAAGTCGTCGTTTTACAGTGGATAGTGAGCGGCATTATCTCTACCAATGATTGTTCGAAATTGACAATTGCTCTCGGCCGAATCGGCAGAAATGATCTAGTAAACTTAAGTTTACAGCTACAAAGCGGACGATCAGGGACTTCATCAATGAGGGACGAATGCTTCAATCAAAGTATATTGAGGCATTCTACGATTGGAAACAACAGACTCCAGCCAAGCTCATCTACCGGTTACTGCCTGATTGTACACcagaaaaacatttacagAGAACGGGATCCGATATTAAAACAC AGGGTCGAACTCGACGTACCAAATTACCAAGGAAATGAAGCCGATTGCCGGACATTAAGAgaaacatttctctctctcggttaCCAAGTTGAAATAGCTGAGGACCTGaccaattttgaattgaagcAAAAGGTGCTGGATGTCTCACGTGGAGTTGACTGGACGAGATACAACGGCCTGACCCTTTGCTTTTTATCCCACTGCATTCAAGGCCAAATTTTAGGCAGCAATTCATTGACCATATCATTCAATAAAGACgttcgaaaatattttaatgaatgCTACTGTCCTGGCTTAAAAGGAAAACCTAAAGCAATAATTTTCTCAACTCCATTCGGCTCCGCTGGATGGAATCCGGTTTCGCAGTTAGATTGTGTAGGAGGATACAACCCACATTTATACGACAATTTCCTTGTTATTTGGCCAACGTCTTACGTTCTGTCTGTTTCAAATG GTGGATCACAATTTATTACGGAATTCAGTACGGAACTGAAGAAATCGAATGCAGCAAACGACACAACTCTTGCGTCATTCAGGACTGCCATTAGTACCATAAATAATCGCAACAACCTTACTCGATACCGAAAACGTCAGTTTTGGTCGATTCAGCAATGGAATGTTTAA
- the LOC124196541 gene encoding protein LSM14 homolog B-like isoform X1: protein MSKAMQLLGSKISLISKSEIRYEGILFTLNPNESTLALAKVRMFGTENRPTDNPVAARDEVFEFIIFRGQDIKDIRLCEPPAPQPPIPGTLPYDPAIVQHSVPGVGSLGATGLQQPTGLAGSIMRPNFGPLGGLNPYPNLDGGASGGPMGQLGNLMAPSLSAGLGGLTGGLGLSGAAAVAAASELPLSPHGDMPPHPDHLSEGDQDLLGGVGRSNNSTPVGGASGTSQSRKSPLLGEKEDQRTSSRGSGGGGRSQQNDRGQQQRGGNGRSNSRGRARGNNAGGGQNTDRRDGGRSQGGHPQGSFNRFASNFNNRSKGPLKFDEDYDFESANVKFEELKTKMGKMKIGGDTVLVLSGPPEADKKEKTEGESADTVAVSADGEASTEALVSVSPNDDDKGSESPEKPICYDKTRSFFDSISCEAVERSKGSNTQRTDWRQERKLNAETFGLPFNQRRGGFNRGGGGGRGYYGGRGGGGGGGGYYRQQNNDGYQQRDGGYQQREGGYQRDGGYQNRDVGYQQRDGGFQQRDGSFQQRDGGYQQRDGGYQQRSGYRGSGGYRGGRGGRGNGGGNRDSESTGQPRGGYNQRRNWQQQENRA, encoded by the exons ATGAGTAAAGCTATGCAGTTACTAGGCAGTAAAATCAGTCTCATCTCCAAGTCGGAGATCCGTTACGAAGGGATCCTATTCACACTGAATCCCAATGAGTCAACTTTGGCTTTGGCTAAAG TGCGTATGTTTGGAACGGAAAACCGGCCTACAGATAACCCTGTTGCTGCAAGAGATGAGGTGTTTGAGTTTATCATCTTCAGGGGTCAGGATATTAAAGATATTCGTCTTTGTGAACCACCTGCACCTCAACCTCCCATACCAGGCACTCTTCCCTATGATCCAGCCATTGTTCAG CATTCAGTACCAGGTGTTGGATCACTTGGTGCAACTGGACTGCAGCAACCAACTGGACTTGCTGGAAGTATCATGAGGCCCAACTTTGGACCGTTGGGTGGTCTGAATCCTTATCCA AATCTTGATGGTGGAGCTTCTGGTGGCCCTATGGGACAGCTAGGAAACCTGATGGCGCCCAGCCTGAGTGCAGGACTTGGAG GTTTAACTGGTGGACTTGGACTGAGTGGAGCCGCCGCTGTTGCTGCAGCCAGTGAGTTACCCCTTTCCCCTCATGGGGATATGCCCCCTCACCCGGATCATTTATCCGAGGGAGACCAAG ATTTGTTGGGTGGAGTTGGCAGGTCCAACAACTCAACGCCTGTTGGTGGCGCTTCGGGGACGAGTCAATCGAGGAAATCACCATTGCTAGGTGAGAAAGAGGATCAACGAACTAGCAGCCGTGGatcaggtggtggtggtcggtCTCAACAGAACGATAGAGGCCAGCAACAGCGGGGAGGAAATGGAAGATCAAATTCTCGTGGCCGTGCACGTGGTAACAACGCTGGTGGAGGTCAGAATACTGATCGCAGAGATGGCGGTCGATCTCAGGGTGGACATCCACAAGGATCTTTCAATCGTTTTGCTAGCAACTTTAACAATCGCTCCAAGGGACCCCTGAAGTTCGACGAAGATTATGACTTTGAATCTGCAAACGTCAAG TTTGAGGAactgaaaaccaaaatgggCAAGATGAAAATTGGTGGTGATACAGTACTTGTATTGAGCGGCCCTCCTGAGGCagacaagaaagagaagacaGAAGGCGAGTCTGCTGACACCGTTGCAGTTTCTGCCGATGGCGAAGCTTCAACAGAAGCTTTGGTTTCAGTCTCACCCAATGACGATGATAAGGGCTCCGAGTCTCCAGAGAAACCCATCTGCTACGACAAAACGCGCTCGTTCTTCGATTCAATCAGCTGCGAGGCTGTGGAGCGCAGCAAAGG TAGCAATACTCAACGGACAGATTGGCGCCAGGAGCGAAAATTAAACGCCGAGACATTCGGGTTACCTTTCAATCAACGCCGAGGTGGATTTAATCGTGGAGGCGGTGGTGGCCGAGGATATTACGGTGGgcgtggtggtggcggcggaggtggAGGTTATTATCGCCAGCAGAATAACGATGGCTATCAACAGCGCGACGGTGGCTATCAGCAACGTGAAGGTGGTTATCAACGTGATGGCGGATATCAGAACCGAGATGTAGGATATCAACAGCGTGATGGCGGCTTTCAGCAAAGAGATGGAAGTTTTCAGCAAAGAGATGGAGGCTATCAGCAAAGAGATGGAGGCTATCAGCAACGCAGTGGCTATCGGGGATCAGGTGGTTACCGAGGTGGCCGTGGTGGACGAGGTAACGGTGGAGGAAATCGCGACTCCGAAAGTACTGGTCAGCCCAGAGGTGGTTACAACCAAAGGAGGAATTGG CAACAACAGGAGAATCGAGCGTAG
- the LOC124196541 gene encoding protein LSM14 homolog B-like isoform X2, with translation MSKAMQLLGSKISLISKSEIRYEGILFTLNPNESTLALAKVRMFGTENRPTDNPVAARDEVFEFIIFRGQDIKDIRLCEPPAPQPPIPGTLPYDPAIVQHSVPGVGSLGATGLQQPTGLAGSIMRPNFGPLGGLNPYPNLDGGASGGPMGQLGNLMAPSLSAGLGGLTGGLGLSGAAAVAAASELPLSPHGDMPPHPDHLSEGDQDLLGGVGRSNNSTPVGGASGTSQSRKSPLLGEKEDQRTSSRGSGGGGRSQQNDRGQQQRGGNGRSNSRGRARGNNAGGGQNTDRRDGGRSQGGHPQGSFNRFASNFNNRSKGPLKFDEDYDFESANVKFEELKTKMGKMKIGGDTVLVLSGPPEADKKEKTEGESADTVAVSADGEASTEALVSVSPNDDDKGSESPEKPICYDKTRSFFDSISCEAVERSKGNTQRTDWRQERKLNAETFGLPFNQRRGGFNRGGGGGRGYYGGRGGGGGGGGYYRQQNNDGYQQRDGGYQQREGGYQRDGGYQNRDVGYQQRDGGFQQRDGSFQQRDGGYQQRDGGYQQRSGYRGSGGYRGGRGGRGNGGGNRDSESTGQPRGGYNQRRNWQQQENRA, from the exons ATGAGTAAAGCTATGCAGTTACTAGGCAGTAAAATCAGTCTCATCTCCAAGTCGGAGATCCGTTACGAAGGGATCCTATTCACACTGAATCCCAATGAGTCAACTTTGGCTTTGGCTAAAG TGCGTATGTTTGGAACGGAAAACCGGCCTACAGATAACCCTGTTGCTGCAAGAGATGAGGTGTTTGAGTTTATCATCTTCAGGGGTCAGGATATTAAAGATATTCGTCTTTGTGAACCACCTGCACCTCAACCTCCCATACCAGGCACTCTTCCCTATGATCCAGCCATTGTTCAG CATTCAGTACCAGGTGTTGGATCACTTGGTGCAACTGGACTGCAGCAACCAACTGGACTTGCTGGAAGTATCATGAGGCCCAACTTTGGACCGTTGGGTGGTCTGAATCCTTATCCA AATCTTGATGGTGGAGCTTCTGGTGGCCCTATGGGACAGCTAGGAAACCTGATGGCGCCCAGCCTGAGTGCAGGACTTGGAG GTTTAACTGGTGGACTTGGACTGAGTGGAGCCGCCGCTGTTGCTGCAGCCAGTGAGTTACCCCTTTCCCCTCATGGGGATATGCCCCCTCACCCGGATCATTTATCCGAGGGAGACCAAG ATTTGTTGGGTGGAGTTGGCAGGTCCAACAACTCAACGCCTGTTGGTGGCGCTTCGGGGACGAGTCAATCGAGGAAATCACCATTGCTAGGTGAGAAAGAGGATCAACGAACTAGCAGCCGTGGatcaggtggtggtggtcggtCTCAACAGAACGATAGAGGCCAGCAACAGCGGGGAGGAAATGGAAGATCAAATTCTCGTGGCCGTGCACGTGGTAACAACGCTGGTGGAGGTCAGAATACTGATCGCAGAGATGGCGGTCGATCTCAGGGTGGACATCCACAAGGATCTTTCAATCGTTTTGCTAGCAACTTTAACAATCGCTCCAAGGGACCCCTGAAGTTCGACGAAGATTATGACTTTGAATCTGCAAACGTCAAG TTTGAGGAactgaaaaccaaaatgggCAAGATGAAAATTGGTGGTGATACAGTACTTGTATTGAGCGGCCCTCCTGAGGCagacaagaaagagaagacaGAAGGCGAGTCTGCTGACACCGTTGCAGTTTCTGCCGATGGCGAAGCTTCAACAGAAGCTTTGGTTTCAGTCTCACCCAATGACGATGATAAGGGCTCCGAGTCTCCAGAGAAACCCATCTGCTACGACAAAACGCGCTCGTTCTTCGATTCAATCAGCTGCGAGGCTGTGGAGCGCAGCAAAGG CAATACTCAACGGACAGATTGGCGCCAGGAGCGAAAATTAAACGCCGAGACATTCGGGTTACCTTTCAATCAACGCCGAGGTGGATTTAATCGTGGAGGCGGTGGTGGCCGAGGATATTACGGTGGgcgtggtggtggcggcggaggtggAGGTTATTATCGCCAGCAGAATAACGATGGCTATCAACAGCGCGACGGTGGCTATCAGCAACGTGAAGGTGGTTATCAACGTGATGGCGGATATCAGAACCGAGATGTAGGATATCAACAGCGTGATGGCGGCTTTCAGCAAAGAGATGGAAGTTTTCAGCAAAGAGATGGAGGCTATCAGCAAAGAGATGGAGGCTATCAGCAACGCAGTGGCTATCGGGGATCAGGTGGTTACCGAGGTGGCCGTGGTGGACGAGGTAACGGTGGAGGAAATCGCGACTCCGAAAGTACTGGTCAGCCCAGAGGTGGTTACAACCAAAGGAGGAATTGG CAACAACAGGAGAATCGAGCGTAG
- the LOC124196541 gene encoding protein LSM14 homolog A-like isoform X5, translating into MSKAMQLLGSKISLISKSEIRYEGILFTLNPNESTLALAKVRMFGTENRPTDNPVAARDEVFEFIIFRGQDIKDIRLCEPPAPQPPIPGTLPYDPAIVQHSVPGVGSLGATGLQQPTGLAGSIMRPNFGPLGGLNPYPNLDGGASGGPMGQLGNLMAPSLSAGLGGLTGGLGLSGAAAVAAANLLGGVGRSNNSTPVGGASGTSQSRKSPLLGEKEDQRTSSRGSGGGGRSQQNDRGQQQRGGNGRSNSRGRARGNNAGGGQNTDRRDGGRSQGGHPQGSFNRFASNFNNRSKGPLKFDEDYDFESANVKFEELKTKMGKMKIGGDTVLVLSGPPEADKKEKTEGESADTVAVSADGEASTEALVSVSPNDDDKGSESPEKPICYDKTRSFFDSISCEAVERSKGNTQRTDWRQERKLNAETFGLPFNQRRGGFNRGGGGGRGYYGGRGGGGGGGGYYRQQNNDGYQQRDGGYQQREGGYQRDGGYQNRDVGYQQRDGGFQQRDGSFQQRDGGYQQRDGGYQQRSGYRGSGGYRGGRGGRGNGGGNRDSESTGQPRGGYNQRRNWQQQENRA; encoded by the exons ATGAGTAAAGCTATGCAGTTACTAGGCAGTAAAATCAGTCTCATCTCCAAGTCGGAGATCCGTTACGAAGGGATCCTATTCACACTGAATCCCAATGAGTCAACTTTGGCTTTGGCTAAAG TGCGTATGTTTGGAACGGAAAACCGGCCTACAGATAACCCTGTTGCTGCAAGAGATGAGGTGTTTGAGTTTATCATCTTCAGGGGTCAGGATATTAAAGATATTCGTCTTTGTGAACCACCTGCACCTCAACCTCCCATACCAGGCACTCTTCCCTATGATCCAGCCATTGTTCAG CATTCAGTACCAGGTGTTGGATCACTTGGTGCAACTGGACTGCAGCAACCAACTGGACTTGCTGGAAGTATCATGAGGCCCAACTTTGGACCGTTGGGTGGTCTGAATCCTTATCCA AATCTTGATGGTGGAGCTTCTGGTGGCCCTATGGGACAGCTAGGAAACCTGATGGCGCCCAGCCTGAGTGCAGGACTTGGAG GTTTAACTGGTGGACTTGGACTGAGTGGAGCCGCCGCTGTTGCTGCAGCCA ATTTGTTGGGTGGAGTTGGCAGGTCCAACAACTCAACGCCTGTTGGTGGCGCTTCGGGGACGAGTCAATCGAGGAAATCACCATTGCTAGGTGAGAAAGAGGATCAACGAACTAGCAGCCGTGGatcaggtggtggtggtcggtCTCAACAGAACGATAGAGGCCAGCAACAGCGGGGAGGAAATGGAAGATCAAATTCTCGTGGCCGTGCACGTGGTAACAACGCTGGTGGAGGTCAGAATACTGATCGCAGAGATGGCGGTCGATCTCAGGGTGGACATCCACAAGGATCTTTCAATCGTTTTGCTAGCAACTTTAACAATCGCTCCAAGGGACCCCTGAAGTTCGACGAAGATTATGACTTTGAATCTGCAAACGTCAAG TTTGAGGAactgaaaaccaaaatgggCAAGATGAAAATTGGTGGTGATACAGTACTTGTATTGAGCGGCCCTCCTGAGGCagacaagaaagagaagacaGAAGGCGAGTCTGCTGACACCGTTGCAGTTTCTGCCGATGGCGAAGCTTCAACAGAAGCTTTGGTTTCAGTCTCACCCAATGACGATGATAAGGGCTCCGAGTCTCCAGAGAAACCCATCTGCTACGACAAAACGCGCTCGTTCTTCGATTCAATCAGCTGCGAGGCTGTGGAGCGCAGCAAAGG CAATACTCAACGGACAGATTGGCGCCAGGAGCGAAAATTAAACGCCGAGACATTCGGGTTACCTTTCAATCAACGCCGAGGTGGATTTAATCGTGGAGGCGGTGGTGGCCGAGGATATTACGGTGGgcgtggtggtggcggcggaggtggAGGTTATTATCGCCAGCAGAATAACGATGGCTATCAACAGCGCGACGGTGGCTATCAGCAACGTGAAGGTGGTTATCAACGTGATGGCGGATATCAGAACCGAGATGTAGGATATCAACAGCGTGATGGCGGCTTTCAGCAAAGAGATGGAAGTTTTCAGCAAAGAGATGGAGGCTATCAGCAAAGAGATGGAGGCTATCAGCAACGCAGTGGCTATCGGGGATCAGGTGGTTACCGAGGTGGCCGTGGTGGACGAGGTAACGGTGGAGGAAATCGCGACTCCGAAAGTACTGGTCAGCCCAGAGGTGGTTACAACCAAAGGAGGAATTGG CAACAACAGGAGAATCGAGCGTAG
- the LOC124196541 gene encoding protein LSM14 homolog B-like isoform X3, producing the protein MSKAMQLLGSKISLISKSEIRYEGILFTLNPNESTLALAKVRMFGTENRPTDNPVAARDEVFEFIIFRGQDIKDIRLCEPPAPQPPIPGTLPYDPAIVQHSVPGVGSLGATGLQQPTGLAGSIMRPNFGPLGGLNPYPNLDGGASGGPMGQLGNLMAPSLSAGLGGLTGGLGLSGAAAVAAASELPLSPHGDMPPHPDHLSEGDQDLLGGVGRSNNSTPVGGASGTSQSRKSPLLGEKEDQRTSSRGSGGGGRSQQNDRGQQQRGGNGRSNSRGRARGNNAGGGQNTDRRDGGRSQGGHPQGSFNRFASNFNNRSKGPLKFDEDYDFESANVKFEELKTKMGKMKIGGDTVLVLSGPPEADKKEKTEGESADTVAVSADGEASTEALVSVSPNDDDKGSESPEKPICYDKTRSFFDSISCEAVERSKGSNTQRTDWRQERKLNAETFGLPFNQRRGGFNRGGGGGRGYYGGRGGGGGGGGYYRQQNNDGYQQRDGGYQQREGGYQRDGGYQNRDVGYQQRDGGFQQRDGSYQQRSGYRGSGGYRGGRGGRGNGGGNRDSESTGQPRGGYNQRRNWQQQENRA; encoded by the exons ATGAGTAAAGCTATGCAGTTACTAGGCAGTAAAATCAGTCTCATCTCCAAGTCGGAGATCCGTTACGAAGGGATCCTATTCACACTGAATCCCAATGAGTCAACTTTGGCTTTGGCTAAAG TGCGTATGTTTGGAACGGAAAACCGGCCTACAGATAACCCTGTTGCTGCAAGAGATGAGGTGTTTGAGTTTATCATCTTCAGGGGTCAGGATATTAAAGATATTCGTCTTTGTGAACCACCTGCACCTCAACCTCCCATACCAGGCACTCTTCCCTATGATCCAGCCATTGTTCAG CATTCAGTACCAGGTGTTGGATCACTTGGTGCAACTGGACTGCAGCAACCAACTGGACTTGCTGGAAGTATCATGAGGCCCAACTTTGGACCGTTGGGTGGTCTGAATCCTTATCCA AATCTTGATGGTGGAGCTTCTGGTGGCCCTATGGGACAGCTAGGAAACCTGATGGCGCCCAGCCTGAGTGCAGGACTTGGAG GTTTAACTGGTGGACTTGGACTGAGTGGAGCCGCCGCTGTTGCTGCAGCCAGTGAGTTACCCCTTTCCCCTCATGGGGATATGCCCCCTCACCCGGATCATTTATCCGAGGGAGACCAAG ATTTGTTGGGTGGAGTTGGCAGGTCCAACAACTCAACGCCTGTTGGTGGCGCTTCGGGGACGAGTCAATCGAGGAAATCACCATTGCTAGGTGAGAAAGAGGATCAACGAACTAGCAGCCGTGGatcaggtggtggtggtcggtCTCAACAGAACGATAGAGGCCAGCAACAGCGGGGAGGAAATGGAAGATCAAATTCTCGTGGCCGTGCACGTGGTAACAACGCTGGTGGAGGTCAGAATACTGATCGCAGAGATGGCGGTCGATCTCAGGGTGGACATCCACAAGGATCTTTCAATCGTTTTGCTAGCAACTTTAACAATCGCTCCAAGGGACCCCTGAAGTTCGACGAAGATTATGACTTTGAATCTGCAAACGTCAAG TTTGAGGAactgaaaaccaaaatgggCAAGATGAAAATTGGTGGTGATACAGTACTTGTATTGAGCGGCCCTCCTGAGGCagacaagaaagagaagacaGAAGGCGAGTCTGCTGACACCGTTGCAGTTTCTGCCGATGGCGAAGCTTCAACAGAAGCTTTGGTTTCAGTCTCACCCAATGACGATGATAAGGGCTCCGAGTCTCCAGAGAAACCCATCTGCTACGACAAAACGCGCTCGTTCTTCGATTCAATCAGCTGCGAGGCTGTGGAGCGCAGCAAAGG TAGCAATACTCAACGGACAGATTGGCGCCAGGAGCGAAAATTAAACGCCGAGACATTCGGGTTACCTTTCAATCAACGCCGAGGTGGATTTAATCGTGGAGGCGGTGGTGGCCGAGGATATTACGGTGGgcgtggtggtggcggcggaggtggAGGTTATTATCGCCAGCAGAATAACGATGGCTATCAACAGCGCGACGGTGGCTATCAGCAACGTGAAGGTGGTTATCAACGTGATGGCGGATATCAGAACCGAGATGTAGGATATCAACAGCGTGATGGCGGCTTTCAGCAAAGAGATGGAA GCTATCAGCAACGCAGTGGCTATCGGGGATCAGGTGGTTACCGAGGTGGCCGTGGTGGACGAGGTAACGGTGGAGGAAATCGCGACTCCGAAAGTACTGGTCAGCCCAGAGGTGGTTACAACCAAAGGAGGAATTGG CAACAACAGGAGAATCGAGCGTAG